In Nasonia vitripennis strain AsymCx chromosome 2, Nvit_psr_1.1, whole genome shotgun sequence, a genomic segment contains:
- the LOC100121516 gene encoding cilia- and flagella-associated protein 300-like isoform X1 codes for MELDPDYTFVPLAPRHYMEIENKDTQHYFGKWGLQGNISIQDFCFNEPFQPYNKYHLAERFFKDQTVANHLLLKEGDSWIAKGIKASSIEVTAVPCFVLNMSFFDKLLDPANKIVHNSGVTCKRFDTDIEGFTVSDNLRGMILDEYCEEYQLFNSEERAEFIFRIFEMLVLGGSLCQFEEELQPYLDTTKKIYKELVRVQKRRQQEQQGANRDLSIGTTVLQVVAKNERGEAFYPANPEHRQNIGFLLIDGSNRQITTLLHQFGSFHW; via the exons AAATCGAAAACAAAGATACCCAGCACTACTTTGGAAAGTG GGGATTACAAGGTAATATTAGCATACAAGACTTTTGCTTTAATGAGCCGTTTCAGCCGTACAACAAGTATCATTTAGCCGAG AGATTTTTCAAGGATCAAACAGTCGCCAATCATTTATTGCTAAAAGAGGGAGATTCATGGATAGCCAAAG gTATCAAAGCCTCGTCAATAGAAGTCACTGCAGTTCCATGTTTCGTACTGAACATGTCATTTTTCGACAAATTGTTAGATCCAGCAAACAAAATTGTTCACAATTCGGGCGTCACTTGCAAACGATTCGACACGGATATAGAAGGCTTTACAGTCTCCGACAACCTTAGAGGA ATGATCCTAGACGAATACTGTGAAGAGTACCAGTTGTTTAACTCCGAAGAAAGAGCAGAATTTATATTCCGCATATTCGAAATGCTGGTCTTAGGGGGCTCTTTATGTCAATTCGAAGAGGAGTTGCAGCCATATTTGGATACaaccaaaaaaatttataaagagCTTGTCAg AGTTCAAAAGCGTCGACAACAAGAGCAGCAAGGGGCAAATCGCGATCTATCAATAGGAACGACAGTTTTACAAGTTGTTGCAAAGAACGAACGAGGCGAGGCATTCTACCCGGCGAATCCGGAACATCGGCAAAATATTGGATTTTTGCTAATAGATGGTTCGAACCGACAGATAACGACGCTTCTGCATCAGTTTGGAAGTTTTCATTGGTAA
- the LOC100121516 gene encoding cilia- and flagella-associated protein 300-like isoform X2 → MELDPDYTFVPLAPRHYMEIENKDTQHYFGKWGLQGNISIQDFCFNEPFQPYNKYHLAERFFKDQTVANHLLLKEGDSWIAKDPANKIVHNSGVTCKRFDTDIEGFTVSDNLRGMILDEYCEEYQLFNSEERAEFIFRIFEMLVLGGSLCQFEEELQPYLDTTKKIYKELVRVQKRRQQEQQGANRDLSIGTTVLQVVAKNERGEAFYPANPEHRQNIGFLLIDGSNRQITTLLHQFGSFHW, encoded by the exons AAATCGAAAACAAAGATACCCAGCACTACTTTGGAAAGTG GGGATTACAAGGTAATATTAGCATACAAGACTTTTGCTTTAATGAGCCGTTTCAGCCGTACAACAAGTATCATTTAGCCGAG AGATTTTTCAAGGATCAAACAGTCGCCAATCATTTATTGCTAAAAGAGGGAGATTCATGGATAGCCAAAG ATCCAGCAAACAAAATTGTTCACAATTCGGGCGTCACTTGCAAACGATTCGACACGGATATAGAAGGCTTTACAGTCTCCGACAACCTTAGAGGA ATGATCCTAGACGAATACTGTGAAGAGTACCAGTTGTTTAACTCCGAAGAAAGAGCAGAATTTATATTCCGCATATTCGAAATGCTGGTCTTAGGGGGCTCTTTATGTCAATTCGAAGAGGAGTTGCAGCCATATTTGGATACaaccaaaaaaatttataaagagCTTGTCAg AGTTCAAAAGCGTCGACAACAAGAGCAGCAAGGGGCAAATCGCGATCTATCAATAGGAACGACAGTTTTACAAGTTGTTGCAAAGAACGAACGAGGCGAGGCATTCTACCCGGCGAATCCGGAACATCGGCAAAATATTGGATTTTTGCTAATAGATGGTTCGAACCGACAGATAACGACGCTTCTGCATCAGTTTGGAAGTTTTCATTGGTAA